Within Bifidobacterium dentium JCM 1195 = DSM 20436, the genomic segment CAGACGATTGCGTTCGCCGCCGGACAGCACGCCGGTGAGCTTCTGCTGATCGGAGCCCTTGAAGCCGAATGAGGCCACGTAGGCGCGGGTCGGCACTTCCACGCCGGCCACCTCGATGAAGTCAAGGCCGTCGGACACGGCTTCCCACAGGTTCTTGTTCGGGTCAAGGCCGGCACGGTTCTGGTCGACATAGCTGATCTGCACGGTGTCGCCGACCTTGAGCGAGCCGGAAGTCAACGGCTCGAGACCCACGATGGTCTTGAACAGGGTGGACTTGCCCACACCGTTCGGGCCGATCACGCCGACGATGCCGTTACGCGGCAGGGTGAAGCTCAGATCGTCGATGAGTACGCGGTCGCCGAACGCCTTATGGATATGCTCGGCTTCCAATACGGTGGAGCCCAGACGCGGGCCGGCCGGAATCTGGATTTCGGAGAAGTCGAGCTTCTTGTTGCTACGTGCCTCCTGCTCCATCTGGTCATAGCGTTCCAGACGGGCCTTGTTCTTGGCCTGACGGGCCTTCGGCGAGGAGCGCACCCAGTCGAGTTCGTTCTTCAGGTGCTTGGCGAGCTTGGCGTCCTTGGCGCCCTGAATCTCCATACGCTTGGCCTTGGTCTCCAAGTAAGTGGTGTAGTTGCCCTTATACGGGTACAGGTGACCGCGATCGACCTCGCAGATCCATTCGGCCACGTTGTCCATGAAGTAACGGTCGTGGGTGACGGCGATGACGGCACCCTTGTACTGGTGCAGGAACTGCTCCAGCCACAGGATCGACTCGGCATCGAGGTGGTTGGTGGGCTCGTCGAGCAGCAGCAGGTCCGGAGCTTCGAGCAACAGCTTGCACAGTGCCACACGGCGGCGTTCGCCACCGGAGCATACGGTCACCGGAGTGTCCGGGTCCGGGCACTGCAGGGCGTCCATGGCCTGCTCGAGCTGGGAGTCGAGATCCCAGCCGTTGGCGGCGTCGATGTCGTTCTGCAGCTTGCCCATCTCTTCCATCAGGGAGTCGAAGTCAGCATCAGGATTGGCCATTTCCTCACCGATCTGGTTGAAACGGGCCACCTTTTCGGCGATTTCGCCGAACGCCATCTTGATGTTCTCGCCGACGGTCTTGGTCTCGTCCAGCGGCGGCTCCTGCTGCAGAATGCCGACGGTGAATCCCGGGGTCAGATAGGCTTCGCCGTTGGAGACGGTGTCGATGCCGGCCATGATCTTGAGCAGCGTGGACTTGCCCATGCCGTTCGGGCCGACGACGCCGATCTTGGCGCCCGGCAGGAAGCTCAGGGTCACGTCATCGAGAATCACGCGGTCGCCGTAAGCCTTGCGGGCCTTGATCATCTGATAAATGAATTCAGCCAATGTTGTGTTCCATCCTTAAGAAACGTTGGAATTCCAGCGTGTTGCATGAGCAAGTCAACGGAAATCTCACGTTTGGAGGCCGGACCGTGCATCACGCAAAGTACCGTCCTTGATTATCCCATACCCCGTCTACACGCAGGAACCAATGTGTTGGATTGGTGGCCGGAGCTTCGGTCAGGCGGTCAGCGGGCCGAACAGGTGCTCATGCAGCGCAGGACGCATCACATTGTCGAAATCACCGGATTCCGGGCATTGCACGGCAACGACCAGTCCCTGCTTCGGCAGCACGGTGGTGATCTGACCGTACGCACCGTCCGCACGATACGCGCCATCGTACGGTGACATCCAGAACTGATAGCCATAGCCGCATGTCCAGATATTGTCGTGCGGCGTTTCGATCTGCTGACTTGATGCGGCGCTCACCCACGATTCACCTACGACGCGCGTGCCGTGCCATGCGCCGCCGTTCAGATAGACCTGTCCG encodes:
- the ettA gene encoding energy-dependent translational throttle protein EttA; the encoded protein is MAEFIYQMIKARKAYGDRVILDDVTLSFLPGAKIGVVGPNGMGKSTLLKIMAGIDTVSNGEAYLTPGFTVGILQQEPPLDETKTVGENIKMAFGEIAEKVARFNQIGEEMANPDADFDSLMEEMGKLQNDIDAANGWDLDSQLEQAMDALQCPDPDTPVTVCSGGERRRVALCKLLLEAPDLLLLDEPTNHLDAESILWLEQFLHQYKGAVIAVTHDRYFMDNVAEWICEVDRGHLYPYKGNYTTYLETKAKRMEIQGAKDAKLAKHLKNELDWVRSSPKARQAKNKARLERYDQMEQEARSNKKLDFSEIQIPAGPRLGSTVLEAEHIHKAFGDRVLIDDLSFTLPRNGIVGVIGPNGVGKSTLFKTIVGLEPLTSGSLKVGDTVQISYVDQNRAGLDPNKNLWEAVSDGLDFIEVAGVEVPTRAYVASFGFKGSDQQKLTGVLSGGERNRLNLALTLKQGGNLLLLDEPTNDLDVETLESLENALLAFPGCAVVISHDRWFLDRVATHILAWEGDDENPAKWYWFEGNFQAYQENRVARLGEDAARPHRLHRKLTR